A part of Streptomyces sp. NBC_00557 genomic DNA contains:
- a CDS encoding ABC transporter ATP-binding protein: protein MSHTPTKTTGSTVNRLSAENVTLAYDQRVIAAQLSVEIPDNSFTVIVGPNACGKSTLLRALSRMLRPSEGRVLLDGQVIQSMPAKKVARTLGLLPQSAVAPDGITVADLVGRGRYPHQGLLRQWSAEDERVVRESMRQTGVEALADRYVDELSGGQRQRVWIAMALAQQTPLLLLDEPTTYLDIQHQIDVLDLCAELHETQGRTLVAVLHDLNHAARYATHLIALRGGEVVAEGAPNDIVTAELVEEVFGLRCQVIDDPETGTPLVVPAARGTRRERLTAAS, encoded by the coding sequence ATGAGCCACACCCCCACGAAGACGACCGGGAGCACCGTGAACCGCCTCTCCGCCGAGAACGTCACCCTCGCCTACGACCAGCGCGTCATCGCCGCACAGCTGTCGGTGGAGATCCCCGACAACTCCTTCACGGTGATCGTCGGCCCCAACGCGTGCGGAAAGTCGACGCTGCTGCGGGCGCTGTCGCGGATGCTCAGGCCCAGCGAGGGCCGGGTGCTGCTCGACGGCCAGGTCATCCAGTCGATGCCCGCCAAGAAGGTCGCCCGTACCCTCGGCCTGCTGCCGCAGTCGGCCGTCGCGCCCGACGGCATCACCGTCGCCGACCTCGTCGGCCGGGGCCGCTACCCGCACCAGGGCCTGCTGCGCCAGTGGTCGGCCGAGGACGAGCGGGTCGTACGGGAATCCATGCGGCAGACCGGGGTCGAGGCGCTGGCCGACCGGTACGTCGACGAGCTGTCCGGCGGGCAGCGGCAGCGGGTGTGGATCGCGATGGCGCTCGCCCAGCAGACGCCGCTGCTGCTCCTGGACGAGCCGACCACCTACCTGGACATCCAGCACCAGATCGACGTCCTCGACCTGTGCGCCGAGCTGCACGAGACCCAGGGCCGCACCCTGGTCGCCGTCCTGCACGACCTCAACCACGCGGCCCGCTACGCCACCCACCTCATCGCCCTGCGCGGCGGCGAGGTCGTCGCCGAGGGCGCCCCGAACGACATCGTCACGGCCGAGCTGGTGGAGGAGGTGTTCGGGCTGCGCTGTCAGGTCATCGACGACCCGGAGACCGGCACCCCGCTGGTCGTCCCCGCGGCGCGCGGGACCCGGCGGGAGCGGCTCACAGCAGCTTCCTGA
- a CDS encoding sterol-binding protein, whose amino-acid sequence MATIEECRAALGKLSDNMQGAEGDVRAAAALDRSVSCHITDLDVTFAGRMTGGRIEVDDTHPGPPREKAQIRLALAGDDLVALVGGELNFATAWGSGRVRLEASLLDLFRLRKLL is encoded by the coding sequence GGAGTGCCGCGCCGCACTGGGAAAGCTTTCGGACAACATGCAGGGCGCCGAGGGCGACGTCCGCGCGGCCGCCGCGCTGGACCGCTCGGTGAGCTGTCACATCACCGACCTGGACGTCACCTTCGCCGGCCGCATGACGGGCGGGCGGATCGAGGTGGACGACACCCACCCCGGCCCGCCGCGGGAGAAGGCGCAGATCAGGCTCGCCTTGGCGGGCGACGACCTGGTGGCGCTGGTGGGCGGGGAGCTGAACTTCGCGACCGCCTGGGGCTCGGGCCGGGTCCGGCTGGAGGCGAGCCTGCTGGACCTGTTCCGGCTCAGGAAGCTGCTGTGA